A genomic region of Ammospiza nelsoni isolate bAmmNel1 chromosome 3, bAmmNel1.pri, whole genome shotgun sequence contains the following coding sequences:
- the LOC132071424 gene encoding acrosin-like, whose product MNWLGLLVVLTVAGLAQSQYTCGGTCGLRAVPSAYHPTNSYGNVAYDPSMTRVVGGTDAKPGSWPWIVSIQHPWIPRLKHLCGGSLISKQWVLTAAHCFDKVTEISKVYVVIGATQLTKPGHGAQVRHVKQVLLHQYYNHDDMSYDIALMELDHPVKCSPYIQLACVPDARLRVSELQNCWVAGWGETAPRAQRSSDRLQEAKVQLINIQLCNSTGWYTGKVHTHNVCAGYTQGAIDTCQGDSGGPLMCQERNSDYWWVIGITSWGIGCARARRPGIYISTQYFHDWILFHMNLSPDGSSSPTSRACSHFLITSHPWSHYFPTPRTSLKPWPRPTPSLKSILLPTLGKVNSCSFSIKILMEFFTRVKELLQQTFDQNTS is encoded by the exons ATGAATTGGCTCGGCCTCCTCGTCGTGCTGACCGTGGCCGGGCTGGCACAGAGTCAGTACACCTGCGG AGGAACTTGCGGGCTCCGAGCTGTGCCATCTGCCTATCACCCCACTAATTCCTATGGCAACGTGGCTTATGACCCCAGCATGACACGTGTCGTGGGTGGCACAGATGCCAAGCCAGGCTCCTGGCCATGGATCGTCAGCATCCAGCACCCCTGGATACCACGCCTGAAACATCTGTGTGGAGGGTCTCTCATCAGCAAACAGTGGGTCCTCACAGCAGCCCACTGCTTCGATAAGGTCAC GGAAATCAGCAAGGTGTATGTGGTGATTGGGGCCACCCAGTTGACTAAGCCAGGGCATGGGGCACAAGTGCGCCATGTCAAGCAGGTGCTGCTACACCAGTACTACAACCATGATGATATGAGTTACGACATTGCCCTGATGGAATTGGACCATCCTGTCAAGTGCAGCCCCTACATCCAGCTGGCCTGTGTGCCCGACGCCAGACTGAGAGTGTCAGAGCTGCAAAACTGCTGGGTGGCTGGCTGGGGTGAAACTGCTCCAAGAG CTCAAAGATCAAGTGATCGCCTCCAGGAGGCCAAGGTCCAGCTCATCAATATCCAGCTCTGCAACAGCACTGGCTGGTACACAGGGAAGGTCCACACCCACAATGTGTGTGCTGGTTACACACAGGGCGCCATCGACACCTGCCAG ggtgaCAGCGGTGGTCCTCTCATGTGTCAAGAGAGAAACAGTGACTACTGGTGGGTCATTGGAATCACCAGCTGGGGAATAGGCTGTGCCAGAGCAAGGCGTCCTGGAATCTACATCTCCACTCAGTACTTCCATGACTGGATCCTATTCCACATGAACCTGAGCCCAGATGGAAGTTCCTCTCCAACATCTCGGGCATGTAGTCATTTTCTGATTACTTCACACCCCTGGAGTCATTATTTTCCCACCCCACGAACCTCTCTGAAGCCATGGCCAAGACCAACGCCCTCTCTAAAATCAATTCTATTACCAACACTGGGCAAAGTTAACTCCTGCTCATTTTCCATCAAGATTCTGATGGAGTTTTTTACTCGAGTGAAGGAACTCCTCCAGCAGACCTTTGATCAAAACACATCTtga